A window of the Parvularcula bermudensis HTCC2503 genome harbors these coding sequences:
- a CDS encoding TonB-dependent receptor plug domain-containing protein, whose translation MIFSKRRASTVLTACLASGLGASPNAIAVAQQADDVVVVTGTFIRRQDQSNLPSPLESVGAGDIEDVGAVNVSDITETLTINTGAENNPDAFTQNQTTGTSSINLRGLGLASTLVLLDGHRQVTTAAQSNDGVSFVDTASLVPLIAIERIEILKDGASALYGSDAVAGVVNFITRENYDGVLGSVNYLAHPQGGSYDETLVQGLFGKTFDTASVLGAVSYTRRNALTTEERRLSRVGMDDVSVIGNPGAFLAAPPTDPLGAAPAGAPVIDPTGCAEVGGVPLPASPTAPPPSSGIGFCGFDFGDYYSLVPEEEKLLFFGKAEFDVTDTIHFQAEVGYADNEATRNNSPTFPYLLTPIVPASNPFNVFAQDAVFIGRVLGNGGEAATNGFDSETFRTSLTLTGDAFRNGYWEMSYVYGQNEHVLMTPDVIADRFQCSLFGFDATTAALYGITSCGAVATDAAAAGVAGETFNPFATSFTVAPNSDELVDFLIGTQVRETKSELNVINALVSTDLAELAAGPVSIAIGTQYRKEELEGNFDEISLNDGFGFLIGEQPYSGTQNILAVFGELSVPVTDMLDLQFALRFEDYEDIGSTTDPKVAALFRPNDWLSLRASYSTSFRAPSTFQLQGQSTSLEQVSDPANGGATAFAAVRTLGNEDLKPEESDAFNIGFSLRPASGLELDVDYFNFDFTDVIVQENPQSLLLNDPLDPAIIRGPGGNVQQIFTDFVNASSLKTSGVDVSASYPIDIREGTLTPTFTGTYLLEYELEDPTLPGGSGTIDGAGRRNFNNFGTSAPEIRFNAGLLWESGPHAANVFARYIDEYVDDEDEFADTPVLRDIDSQTRVDIQYSLQLGELMERAKMTRFTAGVRNLLDEEPPQVFTNGGYDSKVHDPRGRMLYLAVDHEF comes from the coding sequence ATGATTTTCAGTAAACGGAGAGCCTCGACAGTATTGACGGCTTGCCTCGCTTCCGGTTTGGGCGCGTCGCCGAATGCGATTGCGGTCGCCCAACAGGCCGATGACGTGGTCGTGGTCACCGGGACCTTCATTCGCCGCCAGGACCAATCAAACCTTCCCTCCCCGTTGGAGAGCGTGGGCGCCGGCGATATCGAAGATGTCGGCGCCGTCAATGTTTCGGACATCACCGAAACCCTGACGATCAATACCGGCGCCGAAAATAATCCGGACGCCTTTACCCAGAACCAGACCACCGGCACGTCGAGCATCAATTTGCGCGGGCTCGGACTCGCCTCGACCCTCGTTCTGCTCGACGGTCATCGCCAGGTCACGACCGCCGCCCAAAGCAATGATGGGGTGAGCTTTGTCGACACCGCTTCCCTGGTGCCGCTCATTGCAATTGAGCGCATTGAGATCCTCAAGGATGGTGCTTCTGCCCTTTACGGCTCGGACGCTGTGGCCGGCGTGGTCAATTTCATCACGCGCGAAAACTATGACGGCGTCCTCGGGTCGGTGAACTATCTCGCCCATCCGCAAGGCGGCAGCTACGACGAAACCCTGGTGCAGGGGCTCTTCGGCAAGACCTTCGACACCGCCTCTGTGCTGGGCGCGGTGAGCTATACGCGTCGCAACGCGTTGACGACCGAAGAGCGGCGGTTGAGCCGCGTGGGCATGGACGATGTGTCCGTCATCGGTAATCCCGGTGCGTTCCTGGCCGCGCCCCCCACCGATCCTCTGGGGGCTGCGCCGGCGGGGGCGCCCGTGATCGATCCGACGGGCTGTGCGGAAGTTGGCGGCGTGCCGCTCCCGGCGAGCCCGACAGCGCCGCCGCCGTCTTCCGGGATCGGCTTTTGCGGTTTCGACTTCGGTGATTATTATTCTCTCGTCCCTGAGGAAGAAAAGCTGCTCTTCTTCGGCAAGGCGGAATTCGACGTTACCGACACCATCCATTTCCAGGCAGAAGTCGGCTATGCCGACAATGAAGCGACACGGAATAATTCGCCGACCTTCCCCTATCTGTTGACGCCGATCGTGCCGGCTTCCAATCCGTTCAATGTCTTCGCGCAAGACGCGGTTTTCATTGGTCGGGTCCTCGGTAATGGCGGCGAGGCGGCGACGAATGGGTTCGATAGCGAAACCTTCAGGACCTCACTGACCTTGACCGGTGATGCTTTCCGCAACGGCTATTGGGAGATGTCCTATGTCTATGGGCAGAACGAACATGTCCTGATGACCCCCGATGTCATTGCCGACCGGTTCCAGTGTTCTTTGTTCGGATTTGATGCGACGACAGCTGCGCTTTACGGCATCACTTCCTGTGGGGCCGTGGCGACGGATGCGGCGGCGGCCGGGGTGGCGGGGGAGACCTTCAACCCCTTCGCCACAAGCTTTACCGTCGCGCCCAATAGCGACGAGTTGGTCGATTTCCTGATCGGCACTCAGGTGCGCGAAACCAAGTCGGAGCTGAACGTCATCAATGCGCTGGTGTCGACTGATCTGGCGGAATTGGCGGCGGGGCCAGTCTCGATCGCCATCGGCACCCAGTATCGGAAAGAGGAGTTGGAAGGCAATTTCGACGAGATCAGCCTGAATGACGGGTTCGGCTTCTTGATCGGGGAGCAACCTTATAGCGGCACGCAGAACATCCTCGCCGTTTTTGGGGAATTGTCCGTCCCCGTAACCGATATGCTGGACCTGCAATTCGCGCTGCGGTTCGAGGATTATGAGGATATCGGATCGACGACGGACCCCAAGGTGGCGGCGCTGTTCCGGCCCAATGATTGGCTGTCCTTAAGGGCGTCCTACTCGACCTCGTTCCGGGCACCGTCGACGTTCCAGTTGCAAGGTCAGTCCACCAGTCTTGAGCAGGTCAGCGATCCCGCCAATGGGGGCGCGACGGCCTTTGCCGCAGTCCGCACCCTCGGCAATGAAGACCTCAAGCCCGAGGAGTCCGATGCGTTCAATATCGGCTTCTCGCTCAGGCCAGCTTCGGGGCTCGAGCTCGATGTCGACTATTTCAATTTCGACTTTACTGACGTCATCGTGCAGGAAAATCCGCAATCTCTACTGCTGAACGACCCATTGGATCCAGCGATCATTCGCGGACCCGGCGGGAATGTGCAGCAGATCTTCACGGATTTTGTGAATGCCTCCTCGCTCAAGACATCGGGCGTCGATGTATCGGCGAGTTATCCGATCGATATCCGCGAGGGCACGCTGACCCCCACTTTTACCGGGACCTATCTTCTCGAATATGAGCTTGAAGATCCGACATTGCCGGGGGGAAGCGGCACTATTGACGGTGCCGGTCGCCGCAATTTCAACAATTTCGGCACTTCGGCGCCGGAGATTCGGTTCAATGCCGGATTATTGTGGGAAAGCGGTCCCCATGCGGCGAATGTCTTTGCGCGGTATATCGATGAGTATGTCGATGACGAAGATGAATTCGCCGATACGCCGGTCTTGCGCGATATCGACTCCCAGACGCGGGTCGATATTCAGTACAGCCTGCAACTCGGTGAGCTGATGGAGCGCGCGAAGATGACCCGCTTTACCGCTGGTGTGCGCAACCTGTTGGACGAGGAGCCGCCTCAAGTGTTCACCAATGGCGGGTATGACAGCAAGGTGCATGATCCACGGGGGCGGATGCTGTATCTCGCCGTCGACCATGAATTCTAA
- a CDS encoding EipA family protein — MLPRLLLAAVAPLALVACQTAPTNDVERVETKRDLQYPTYARGTVVSEAENFFGQSSAELAELLADIFEDEGQPQAYIAGEEIGGAVGVGVTYGRGQLYRPGQPPLPIYWRGPSLGFDLGADASKVFTLVYDLGPTANLFQRFPGGEGAAYFIGGIGAEALTDGTTTIVPIRTGIGARTGVNIGYMHFSNKRSWIPL; from the coding sequence ATGCTTCCTCGTCTCCTCCTCGCGGCGGTTGCCCCGCTCGCTCTCGTCGCCTGCCAGACAGCGCCCACCAATGATGTTGAGCGCGTCGAAACCAAGCGGGATCTGCAATATCCGACCTATGCGCGCGGGACGGTCGTGTCAGAGGCGGAGAATTTCTTCGGACAAAGCTCTGCGGAATTGGCCGAACTCCTTGCCGATATTTTCGAAGATGAGGGTCAACCTCAAGCGTATATCGCCGGAGAAGAGATCGGCGGCGCCGTGGGGGTTGGGGTTACTTATGGCCGGGGTCAACTCTACCGACCGGGCCAGCCGCCCCTCCCCATCTATTGGCGCGGCCCAAGCCTTGGGTTCGATCTGGGGGCTGATGCCTCAAAAGTATTCACCTTGGTCTATGACCTCGGTCCCACGGCCAATTTGTTCCAGCGGTTTCCCGGCGGTGAGGGCGCAGCCTATTTCATCGGGGGAATCGGGGCCGAGGCCCTGACCGATGGGACGACCACCATCGTCCCGATCCGTACCGGGATCGGCGCCCGTACCGGCGTCAATATCGGCTATATGCACTTCTCGAACAAACGAAGCTGGATCCCGCTCTAA
- the ppa gene encoding inorganic diphosphatase, which produces MDITKIAAGKDVPKDINVIIEVPLGGEPIKYEIDKDSGAMMVDRFLYTSMRYPCNYGFVPHTLSGDGDPVDVMCLGQRPLVPGAVLRARPIGVLLMEDEAGVDEKILAAPHQKLTRFYDNIETYEDVQPILLERIWHFFEHYKDLEPNKFVKVREWQSKEMAEQLISQGLENAKKG; this is translated from the coding sequence ATGGACATCACGAAAATTGCCGCCGGAAAAGACGTGCCGAAAGATATCAACGTCATTATCGAGGTGCCCCTGGGGGGCGAGCCGATCAAATATGAGATCGACAAGGATTCTGGGGCCATGATGGTCGACCGTTTCCTCTACACCTCGATGCGTTACCCTTGTAATTACGGCTTCGTGCCGCACACTTTGTCGGGCGATGGCGATCCCGTCGACGTGATGTGCCTTGGCCAGCGTCCCCTGGTGCCCGGTGCTGTCCTGCGGGCGCGCCCCATCGGGGTGCTCCTGATGGAAGATGAGGCGGGGGTCGATGAGAAGATCCTGGCGGCGCCGCATCAAAAACTTACGCGGTTTTACGACAATATCGAAACCTACGAAGATGTGCAGCCGATCCTGCTTGAGCGCATCTGGCACTTCTTCGAGCATTACAAAGATTTGGAGCCGAACAAATTCGTGAAAGTGCGCGAATGGCAATCCAAGGAGATGGCGGAGCAGCTTATCTCCCAGGGGCTCGAAAACGCGAAAAAGGGCTGA
- a CDS encoding alpha-amylase family glycosyl hydrolase — MGGTLMAAVAENWWRGGVIYHIYPRSFLDTNGDGIGDLPGILRRLDYVASLGVDAVWLSPFFTSPMRDFGYDVSNYRDVDPMFGTLEDFIALLEAAHERDLKIIIDQVYSHTSEDHPWFRESRVNRVNPRADWYVWADAKPDGTPPTNWQSVFGGPSWQWEGRRKQYYMHNFLSSQPDLNLHNPEVQDALLEVARFWLELGVDGFRLDAINFAMHDLELKDNPPSEWPPEWVTRPFDMQIHRYNRSDAAIPQFLERLRSVLDAYDARFSVAEVFGPTPLVEMQTFTSPGRIHSAYNFDFLYAEKLTGDHVRQCIEAWAGDQVESWPSWAFSNHDAPRSASRWARSAEPADLKRQAKLNLLLLLALRGSLFLYQGEELGLPQSDVPFEALQDPEAIANWPHTLGRDGARTPFPWTEDRDAGFSTVPPWLPVDHRHPQLSVTSQETDPKSVLNFLRRALALRRAMPALQDGGMTFIEGAADEDLLVFLRGTAPDETLCTYNFGDHAITWQPEDPEAWEIVLATGSRAHGPPGSTIPPRSGYWAVRRRYI; from the coding sequence ATGGGAGGGACGCTTATGGCAGCGGTGGCGGAAAATTGGTGGCGCGGGGGGGTCATCTACCACATCTACCCCCGCAGTTTCCTCGATACGAATGGCGATGGCATCGGCGATCTTCCCGGGATCCTCCGCCGTCTCGACTATGTCGCGAGCCTCGGCGTCGATGCCGTCTGGCTATCGCCGTTCTTCACCTCCCCCATGCGTGATTTTGGCTACGACGTCTCGAACTATCGGGATGTCGACCCAATGTTCGGGACGCTTGAGGATTTCATCGCCCTGCTCGAGGCGGCCCATGAGCGGGACCTCAAAATCATCATCGATCAGGTATATTCCCACACCTCGGAAGATCATCCCTGGTTTCGCGAGAGCCGCGTCAATCGCGTCAATCCGAGAGCGGACTGGTATGTGTGGGCCGATGCCAAGCCCGACGGGACGCCGCCCACCAATTGGCAGTCCGTGTTCGGCGGCCCGTCTTGGCAATGGGAAGGCCGCCGCAAACAATACTACATGCACAATTTTCTTTCCTCGCAGCCGGACCTCAATCTGCACAATCCGGAGGTGCAGGATGCCCTGTTGGAGGTCGCACGGTTCTGGCTCGAGCTGGGGGTCGATGGCTTTCGCCTCGACGCCATCAATTTCGCGATGCACGACCTGGAGCTGAAGGACAATCCGCCATCGGAATGGCCCCCTGAATGGGTGACTCGCCCTTTTGACATGCAGATCCACCGCTATAATCGATCGGATGCGGCCATTCCGCAATTTCTGGAACGGTTGAGATCGGTACTCGACGCGTATGACGCCCGCTTTTCGGTCGCCGAAGTTTTCGGCCCGACCCCACTCGTCGAGATGCAAACCTTCACGAGCCCGGGCCGAATCCATTCGGCCTATAATTTTGATTTTCTCTATGCGGAAAAACTGACCGGAGACCATGTTCGGCAGTGCATCGAAGCGTGGGCGGGCGACCAGGTCGAAAGCTGGCCGTCCTGGGCATTTTCCAACCACGACGCCCCACGATCCGCCAGCCGATGGGCCCGGAGTGCCGAGCCCGCCGACCTTAAACGTCAAGCAAAGCTCAATCTCCTGCTGCTTTTGGCGTTAAGGGGCAGCCTTTTTCTCTATCAGGGGGAGGAGCTGGGCCTGCCGCAATCGGATGTTCCCTTCGAGGCGTTGCAAGACCCCGAAGCCATCGCCAATTGGCCCCATACCCTTGGCCGGGATGGCGCACGAACCCCTTTTCCCTGGACGGAAGATAGAGATGCGGGCTTCTCCACCGTCCCGCCCTGGCTGCCCGTCGATCACCGCCACCCGCAACTCTCCGTCACCTCCCAGGAGACCGACCCAAAGAGCGTCCTGAATTTCCTTCGCCGCGCATTGGCCCTAAGGCGCGCCATGCCGGCTCTACAGGATGGGGGGATGACGTTCATCGAGGGCGCGGCCGATGAAGACCTGCTCGTTTTTCTCCGCGGCACAGCGCCCGATGAAACTCTGTGCACCTATAATTTTGGAGACCATGCCATCACGTGGCAGCCTGAGGACCCAGAAGCCTGGGAAATCGTCCTCGCCACGGGAAGCCGAGCCCATGGCCCCCCAGGGTCGACGATCCCTCCACGGAGTGGCTATTGGGCGGTTCGGCGCCGCTATATTTGA
- a CDS encoding patatin-like phospholipase family protein, with translation MTKTALILSGGGARGAYQVGVLKALASAVPKGTMPFSVISGVSVGALAAVMLGSAPHDFREGVARLESVWRQLHSDDVFVTDNSLVRGRIFEWMRAALPGIGKATAPASLLDNSPLWDLVRRHADFDTINEIGAGEGGLDALAVTASSYRSGRAVTFFAGRPSYADWSRARRMGVRTRFGPEHVLASAALPLIFPSVAVGERYFGDGALRNSFPLSPAIRLGADRLVVIGARDKKTDAEEGAMTEPSVGYLAGQMLDILFNDNLEADVEIAERFNRSYRSLPAHRKAQSSIRPIDILPIDPSIDIRPIAGDFLHEMPGSARLMLRTIGGLKAPYILPSYLLFEPGYIQTLMDLGEADGYRALNKELLLGEVACPASQI, from the coding sequence ATGACCAAAACCGCGCTGATCCTGTCGGGGGGCGGCGCACGGGGCGCCTATCAGGTGGGCGTCCTCAAGGCGTTGGCGAGTGCTGTGCCGAAGGGGACGATGCCCTTTTCGGTGATCAGCGGTGTGTCGGTTGGGGCGCTCGCGGCGGTGATGTTGGGAAGTGCCCCCCATGATTTTCGTGAGGGCGTCGCCCGGTTGGAGAGCGTTTGGCGTCAGCTCCACTCCGACGATGTCTTCGTCACCGACAATTCACTTGTTCGTGGACGCATCTTTGAATGGATGCGTGCGGCATTGCCGGGTATCGGAAAGGCGACGGCGCCCGCGTCGCTCCTCGATAACTCGCCATTATGGGATCTGGTACGGCGTCACGCCGATTTCGACACGATCAACGAGATTGGCGCGGGGGAGGGGGGGCTCGATGCCCTGGCGGTCACGGCGTCCTCCTATCGTTCGGGTCGGGCGGTGACCTTTTTCGCCGGCCGCCCTTCCTATGCCGACTGGTCTCGGGCCCGTCGCATGGGGGTCAGGACCCGCTTTGGCCCTGAACACGTCCTGGCCTCTGCCGCATTGCCGCTGATCTTTCCCTCAGTCGCTGTGGGGGAGCGGTATTTCGGTGACGGTGCCTTACGCAACAGCTTTCCGCTTTCCCCCGCCATTCGTCTTGGGGCGGATCGCTTGGTCGTGATCGGCGCCCGAGACAAAAAGACCGACGCCGAGGAAGGGGCGATGACCGAGCCTTCGGTAGGATATCTCGCCGGCCAAATGCTCGACATCCTGTTCAACGATAATCTGGAGGCGGATGTCGAAATCGCGGAACGCTTCAATAGATCTTACAGGTCATTGCCGGCGCATCGTAAGGCCCAATCCTCTATCCGCCCTATCGATATTCTTCCCATCGATCCAAGCATCGATATTCGTCCGATCGCGGGGGACTTTCTCCATGAAATGCCTGGCTCCGCCCGCCTGATGTTGCGTACGATTGGGGGCTTGAAGGCACCCTATATTCTCCCCAGCTATCTACTCTTCGAGCCGGGCTACATCCAAACCCTGATGGATTTGGGGGAGGCTGACGGTTACCGGGCTCTCAATAAGGAGCTTCTTCTTGGAGAGGTGGCGTGCCCGGCGTCTCAAATATAG
- the prpB gene encoding methylisocitrate lyase — MLFTSKTPQQKRLAFRHMLDDGKLHQVPGAFSPYVARMIEDKGYEAVYIGGAMLTADLCLPDIGLATLSEFADRGEQIARVTDLPAFIDVDTGFGEPMSAARTVRMLEEKGLAGCHIEDQVMPKRCGHLDGKEIVDTEVMIQRVRAAVDAKRDPNFCVIARSDSRAIEGLDKAIDRMKAYVDAGADMIFPEAMKDEAEFEAVRKAIDVPILANMTEFGKSRLLTRKELEDLGFNIVIYPVTTFRLAMGEVERGLDHILAAGDQSEILDRMQHRKVLYQYLRYEEYNRFDQDLFNFEVGDTPTK, encoded by the coding sequence ATGCTGTTCACATCGAAAACCCCTCAACAAAAGCGCCTGGCCTTCCGTCACATGTTGGATGACGGCAAATTGCATCAAGTGCCGGGGGCGTTCTCTCCCTATGTGGCGAGGATGATCGAAGATAAGGGCTATGAGGCGGTTTATATCGGCGGGGCCATGCTGACCGCCGATCTGTGTTTGCCGGATATCGGTCTTGCGACCTTGTCGGAGTTTGCCGATCGCGGTGAGCAGATCGCGCGGGTGACGGACCTTCCTGCCTTTATCGATGTCGATACCGGGTTCGGTGAACCGATGAGTGCGGCCAGAACCGTCCGTATGCTCGAAGAAAAGGGGCTCGCCGGCTGCCATATCGAAGATCAGGTCATGCCGAAAAGATGCGGCCATCTGGACGGCAAAGAGATCGTCGATACGGAGGTGATGATCCAGCGGGTTCGCGCCGCGGTCGATGCCAAGCGGGATCCCAATTTCTGCGTCATCGCGCGGTCCGATTCCCGTGCTATTGAAGGTCTGGATAAGGCGATTGACCGCATGAAGGCCTATGTCGATGCCGGGGCGGATATGATCTTTCCCGAGGCGATGAAGGACGAGGCCGAGTTCGAAGCCGTACGCAAGGCAATCGATGTGCCGATCCTCGCCAATATGACCGAGTTCGGAAAATCACGGTTGCTTACCCGTAAGGAGCTTGAGGATCTCGGCTTCAATATCGTCATCTATCCCGTCACGACATTCCGTCTGGCAATGGGCGAGGTGGAACGGGGGCTCGACCATATTTTGGCCGCTGGTGATCAATCGGAGATCCTCGATCGGATGCAGCACCGTAAGGTTTTGTATCAATATCTTCGGTATGAAGAGTATAATCGTTTTGATCAGGATTTGTTCAATTTCGAGGTCGGTGACACGCCCACCAAATGA
- a CDS encoding MmgE/PrpD family protein, producing MIDHSVHAHPSKDDLPREKQLAWKMAEVAADPVEVEEEVTEMIINRIIDNASVAIASLNRGPIKTARAQAVAHRLSGGATLFGVGGDLRVGAEWAAWANGTAVRELDFHDTFLAADYSHPGDNIPPVLAVAQQTGRGGKDLIRGIATGYEIQVNLVKGICLHEHKIDHIAHIGPSASAAIGTLLELDKETIYQSIQQGLHCTVTTRQSRKGEISSWKAFAPAYAGKTAIEAVDRCMRGEGAPSPIYEGEDSVISFILNGRTARDQGKSPYEPTYVVPLPGAGEAKRAILDTYTKEHSAEYQSQALIDLAFKMGREIEAKGGFDKVKSIVLHTSHHTHYVIGTGSGDPQKMDPKASRETLDHSIMYIFAVALQDGEWHHVRSYAPERAQREDTVRLWHKISTTEDPEWTRRYHSHDPSEKAFGARVVVTMEDGTVLEDEKAVANAHPLGERPFKREHYIQKFKTLTGDILDAAESARFLDLVQRLPELGPEEILALNPVAPAGYLEENLATGIF from the coding sequence ATGATAGACCATTCAGTTCACGCTCATCCGTCCAAAGATGACTTGCCCCGCGAGAAGCAACTCGCCTGGAAAATGGCGGAGGTTGCAGCAGACCCGGTGGAGGTCGAAGAAGAAGTCACCGAGATGATCATCAACAGGATCATCGACAATGCCTCCGTGGCAATTGCCTCCCTCAATCGCGGTCCCATCAAAACCGCCCGGGCCCAGGCCGTGGCCCATCGGCTGAGTGGGGGCGCGACCCTCTTTGGGGTCGGCGGCGATCTGCGCGTCGGCGCCGAATGGGCGGCGTGGGCGAATGGCACCGCCGTTCGGGAACTCGATTTCCACGATACGTTCCTGGCCGCCGATTACTCCCACCCCGGGGATAATATTCCGCCTGTTCTGGCCGTGGCCCAGCAAACCGGCCGGGGCGGAAAAGACCTCATTCGCGGTATTGCCACTGGCTATGAAATCCAGGTCAATCTTGTGAAGGGGATCTGCCTGCACGAACACAAAATCGACCACATCGCCCATATCGGCCCCTCGGCCTCGGCAGCGATCGGGACCCTTCTCGAGCTCGATAAGGAAACGATCTACCAGTCGATCCAGCAAGGGCTTCACTGTACTGTCACCACACGGCAATCCCGCAAGGGCGAGATCTCCTCGTGGAAGGCGTTCGCCCCCGCCTATGCGGGCAAGACCGCCATTGAGGCGGTGGATCGCTGTATGCGTGGCGAAGGGGCGCCCTCACCGATTTATGAGGGCGAAGATTCGGTGATCTCCTTCATCCTCAACGGGCGGACGGCCCGCGACCAGGGCAAGAGCCCCTATGAGCCGACCTATGTGGTCCCGCTCCCCGGAGCGGGGGAGGCCAAGCGCGCGATTCTGGACACGTATACGAAAGAACATTCAGCCGAATATCAGTCCCAGGCCTTGATCGACCTGGCCTTCAAAATGGGCCGCGAAATCGAAGCCAAGGGCGGTTTCGACAAGGTGAAGTCCATCGTTCTGCATACCTCTCACCATACCCATTATGTCATTGGGACCGGGTCGGGCGATCCGCAAAAGATGGACCCCAAGGCCTCGCGCGAGACGCTGGACCACTCGATCATGTATATCTTCGCCGTCGCCTTGCAGGACGGGGAATGGCACCATGTTCGCTCCTATGCGCCCGAGCGGGCCCAGCGTGAGGATACGGTGCGCCTGTGGCACAAAATTTCGACGACGGAGGATCCCGAGTGGACCCGCCGCTATCACAGCCACGATCCGAGCGAAAAAGCCTTCGGTGCCCGCGTGGTGGTGACGATGGAGGACGGCACGGTGCTCGAGGATGAGAAGGCCGTCGCGAACGCGCACCCGCTGGGGGAACGGCCGTTCAAGCGCGAGCACTATATCCAGAAATTCAAAACCTTGACCGGCGATATTCTGGATGCGGCGGAATCGGCACGCTTCCTCGATCTTGTGCAGCGTCTGCCCGAACTGGGACCGGAAGAGATCCTGGCTCTGAACCCCGTGGCCCCGGCCGGGTATCTTGAAGAAAATCTCGCCACCGGCATTTTCTAA